CGAAGCTGCGACAGTTCCAGGACCTGGGGCACCACGCCGTCCTCATCATCGGCGACTTCACGGCCATGGTAGGCGACCCGAGCGGACGCTCCGCGACGCGGCCGCCGCTCTCCCGTGCCGAGGTGGCGGTGCACGCACGCACCTACGAGGATCAGGTCTTTCGCGTCCTCGACCCCCGGCGGGCCGAGGTGCGCCGCAACAGCGAATGGCTCGGCCGCCTGAGCCTCGAGGACGCGATCCGGCTCGCCTCCAAGATGACCGTGGCCCGCATGCTCGAGCGCGATGACTTCCAGCAGCGTTACCGGAAGGGGGCCCCCATCGGGCTCCATGAGTTCCTGTATCCGCTCCTGCAAGGTTACGACTCGGTCGTGGTGCAGGCGGATGTCGAGCTCGGCGGGACGGACCAGACCTTCAACCTCCTGGTCGGGCGCGAGCTGCAGCGGGACGCGGGCCAGGAGGGGCAGGTGGCGGTGGTGGTCCCCATCCTCGAGGGCCTCGACGGGCTGCAGAAGATGTCGAAGAGCCTCGGAAACCACGTCGGCATCACCGAGGCGCCCGAGGAGATGTACGGCAAGCTCATGTCGATCAGCGACCAGCTCATGCTCCGCTACTACGAGCTCTTGAGCACCCAGCCAGGCGAGCGCCTGCTCGCCGTCCAACGGGGCGACATCGCTCCTATGGAGGCCAAGAAGGCCCTGGCGGCCGAGCTGGTCGGGCGGTTCCACGGCCAGGCGGCCGCCGAGGCTGCCGGCCGCTTCTTCGAGGAGCGATTCCAGAAGCGGTCGCCCTACGAGCCGACCCGGGTCGAGGTGAGGACCACGGCCGATGACGTGTGGATCTGCCAGCTCATCAAGGACATCGGCTTCGCCCCGTCGACCAGCGCGGCGCGCCGCCTGGTGGCCCAGGGAGCCGTTCGGGTCGACGGCGAGCCGGTGGACGTGAACTTCCGCTTCCGGCGGGGGGTGGACCGGTTGCTCGAGGTGGGGCGCCGGCGGCTGGCGGCGGTCACGCTCGTCGCCCCGGAGGGGGGGCCCTCGCCTTGACCCGCCGGGGAGAGGGGACTAAGGTATTCGGGTTCGCGTCAGATCCTACCGGTTCCTTGACAGTCGGACCTCCGTCTCCTATAAGGTCCGGTCTGCCGGAGCGGTTCCTGGTCTTTGAAAACTAAATAGTAGCGCCCCTTTTCCAAGCTTTTCGAGAGTGCGGAAAAGGTCCCGAGCGCAGTGGTTTGGACAGCGCGATCGCGTATCGTGTTGGCCGGGAAGACGAGTGTCGTCATGCAGCTCGCACGCTACCCGGCCCTTGGGCTTCGGCCCCGGGGAGCGGGGGCGTCTCCAGTTCAACTGGAGAGTTTGATCCTGGCTCAGAACGAACGCTGGCGGCGTGCCTAACACATGCAAGTCGTGCGAGAAAGGGGGGGCAACTCCCTGAGTACAGCGGCGAACGGGTGAGTAACACGTAGGTAACCTACCCTCGAGCCCGGGATAACCTACCGAAAGGTGGGCTAATACTGGATATGACCACGGGAGCTTCGGCCCCTGCGGTGAAAGGTGGCCTCTGCTTGCAAGCTACCACTCGAAGATGGGCCTGCGGGCCATTAGCTAGTTGGCGGGGTAATGGCCCACCAAGGCGATGATGGCTAGCTGGTCTGAGAGGATGGCCAGCCACACTGGGACTGACACACGGCCCAGACTCCTACGGGAGGCAGCAGTGGGGGATATTGCGCAATGGGCGAAAGCCTGACGCAGCGACGCCGCGTGGGTGATGAAGGCCTTCGGGTCGTAAAGCCCTGTCGAGGGGGACGAAACGGTGCCGACCCAATACGTCGGTGCCCTGACGGTACCCCTAAAGGAAGCACCGGCTAACTCCGTGCCAGCAGCCGCGGTAATACGGAGGGTGCGAGCGTTGTTCGGAATCACTGGGCGTAAAGGGCGTGTAGGCGGTCCGCTAAGTCTGGTGTGAAAGCCCGGGGCTCACCCCCGGAAGGGCACTGGAAACTGACGGACTCGAGTCCCGGAGAGGAGGGTGGAATTCCCGGTGTAGCGGTGAAATGCGTAGATATCGGGAGGAACACCGGTGGCGAAGGCGGCCCTCTGGACGGTGACTGACGCTGAGACGCGAAAGCGTGGGGAGCAAACAGGATTAGATACCCTGGTAGTCCACGCTGTAAACGATGAGCACTAGGTGTCGCGGGTATTGACCCCTGCGGTGCCGCAGCTAACGCACTAAGTGCTCCGCCTGGGGACTACGGCCGCAAGGTTAAAACTCAAAGGAATTGACGGGGGCCCGCACAAGCGGTGGAGCATGTGGTTCAATTCGACGCAACGCGAAGAACCTTACCTGGGCTAGACAACGGAGGACAGCCCCAGAGATGGGGTGTTCCCTTCGGGGACCTCCGGTTCAGGTGCTGCATGGCTGTCGTCAGCTCGTGTCGTGAGATGTTGGGTTAAGTCCCGCAACGAGCGCAACCCCTGCCTCTAGTTGCCAGCATTTCAGTTGGGCACTCTAGGGGGACTGCCCGCGTCAAGCGGGAGGAAGGTGGGGATGACGTCAAGTCCTCATGGCCCTTATGTCCAGGGCTACACACGTGCTACAATGGGCGGTACAAAGGGCTGCGAACCCGCGAGGGGGAGCCAATCCCAAAAAGCCGCCCTCAGTTCGGATCGGAGTCTGCAACTCGACTCCGTGAAGGTGGAATCGCTAGTAATCGCGGATCAGCACGCCGCGGTGAATACGTTCTCGGGCCTTGTACACACCGCCCGTCACACCATGGGAGCCAGTTGTACCGGAAGCCGGTGATCCAACCCGCAAGGGAGGCAGCCGTCCATGGTATGGCTGGTGACTGGGGTGAAGTCGTAACAAGGTAGCCGTAGGGGAACCTGCGGCTGGATCACCTCCTTTCTAAGGAGTTGCGCCCGGGGCCTCGGCTTCGGGACAACGACTAGGTCAATCGGCGCTTCTCGCGCCGGAGTCCTTGCGGCACTCGACGGCCGATCACTGCGCGGCGCTACTATTTAGTTTTGAGGGACCCGGTCGTGCCGCCCCTCCGATCCGGCACCGGGCGAGCCTCGGGAGAGTCGGGCCCATAGCTCAGTTGGCTAGAGCGCACCCCTGATAAGGGTGAGGTCGGTAGTTCGACTCTACCTGGGCCCACCAGCTCCGCTCGGCGGACGGCACGGCTTCTTGATCTTCATCGACGGCCAGCGTATAGACCCTTTCGGCAAACAAGAGGAGGACGTATCCAGGCAAGACCCACCCTTCCGGCGCGTGACCGGCACCGGACCTGAGAGGGTAGGCTTGGGGCGCTTCACCGAGGCGCTCCGGGCCTGCCCTCCGACCGTCCGCCCACCGTGTCCTTCGGGGCTGTAGCTCAGCTGGGAGAGCGCCGGTTTTGCAAGCCGGAGGTCGTGGGTTCGATCCCCATCAGCTCCACCGATGCGGACGCCCGATGCCCGCTGCGGTCCTACGAGAGGACCGCAGCGGGGATCGGGGTGTCGATCCATCGCGGTCTCGGATACGTTTCCGCTTCCCGCGAGACGGTCTTTGACAAGTTGGACGGGTAATCCGTCAGAGAGAGCAAGCGCGTGGTAGCTCACCCAGGCGATTGCGTCTGGGCATCCCGGAAGTTCGGGACGCCCGGTCGCAAACATGGTCAAGCTACTAAGGGCACACGGTGGATGCCTTGGCGCGAGTAGGCGAAGAAGGACGTGGCTAGCTGCGATAAGCTTCGGGGAGCCGCTAAGCAGGCATTGATCCGGAGATCTCCGAATGGGGCAACCCGGCCGCGGTAATGCGCGGTCATCCTGCGCTGAATCCATAGGCGCAGGAGGCGAACGCGGGGAAGTGAAACATCTCAGTACCCGCAGGAAGAGAAATCAACCGAGATTCCGTCAGTAGCGGCGAGCGAACGCGGAAGAGCCCAAACCGTGGGTAGCAATACCCACGGGGTTGTGGGGCTGCTCAGGGGTCACCCCGGGGAGTCACCAAACCGGCGTGTAGCCGAAGGAGCCTGGAAAGGCCAACCAGAGCGGGTGATAGTCCCGTAGGCGAAACGCGGCCGGTCTCCCTGGAGCAGTTCCCGAGTACCGCGGGACACGTGCAATCCCGCGGGAAGCTGGGGGGACCATCCTCCAAGGCTAAACACTCACTCGCGACCGATAGTGAACTAGTACCGTGAGGGAAAGGTGAAAAGCACCCCGGTGAGGGGAGTGAAAGAGTACCTGAAACCGTGTGCTTACAAGCAGTGGGAGGGCGTTCCCGGGACCTCGGTCTCGGGTGCCTGACCGCGTGCCTTTTGCTTAATGAGTCTGCGACTTACTTTGCGCGGCGAGGTTAAGCCGATCGAGGTGGAGCCGGAGCGAAAGCGAGTCCGAATAGGGCGTCTAGTCGCGCGGAGTAGACCCGAAGCGGGATGATCTACCCATGGCCAGGGTAAAGGCCCGGTAACACGGGCTGGAGGCCCGAACTGGTGAAGGTTGAAAACTTCTCGGATGA
This DNA window, taken from Deltaproteobacteria bacterium, encodes the following:
- a CDS encoding tyrosine--tRNA ligase; this encodes MTADAAQKELLRGVVHAYPEDELHARLRAGRPLRVKLGVDPTAADIHLGHTVVLTKLRQFQDLGHHAVLIIGDFTAMVGDPSGRSATRPPLSRAEVAVHARTYEDQVFRVLDPRRAEVRRNSEWLGRLSLEDAIRLASKMTVARMLERDDFQQRYRKGAPIGLHEFLYPLLQGYDSVVVQADVELGGTDQTFNLLVGRELQRDAGQEGQVAVVVPILEGLDGLQKMSKSLGNHVGITEAPEEMYGKLMSISDQLMLRYYELLSTQPGERLLAVQRGDIAPMEAKKALAAELVGRFHGQAAAEAAGRFFEERFQKRSPYEPTRVEVRTTADDVWICQLIKDIGFAPSTSAARRLVAQGAVRVDGEPVDVNFRFRRGVDRLLEVGRRRLAAVTLVAPEGGPSP